The stretch of DNA AGGCCACCGGGTctataaataaaacaagattTGAACTCGTATATGTTGAATTTGCCATACTTTTTCTCTCTCCTGGAAACGCCTAGTTATAACGTCCACTTTCTGCCAGATTACGCACCTATCGGCCGGAAAACATCACAAATAAGAGCGTCGGGGCACGTGGTCTAAGATTAGTCAGCGAAGTCATAAAAGCCCTTCCTTGATGCCCTATGACGATGCGATGATGCGGACCCAATTTGGCGTATGTTTTGGTTAATGTGTAAACCTGGCGCCGGCTAATGCTTGACCTTCAATGTTAACATTCCAACGGCGTCTGGTCCCAGCGGCCTAACCGCCACGTGACATACCGACGGGCTTTTTTCTCATCCAAAATCGCGCTTTCTGGGGAAATTTACTGTAGAATGGCACGCATTTTAAAAACCCAGGGCCCGATTCCCTTTTAAAAGCCATCACGAGTGTGCCACGCGAATGACTTGAATTACATCGAAGACGCACGCCGCCTATTTGAATGAAAGGGGCCTCGTCAGAAGAACGTAGGATGGCAAGACGAGAACAatactctctctcacacaaagTCTAATGGGCGCACGGTCACATCTTTTCCGGTTTTAGCGCGCAGCCCATCTCGAGCTACTCGCCGCGTAGGCACCTTTAAAAAGAGAAGTTTTCAACCAACATGAACATGGATGTGTTCGGTCATGCAATTTCACCAACACTTTATATCCCACTTCATAATCCATTAAAAAGCAGAAATGCCCTTATTACCaacaatgagaaaaataaaaaaaaaagtactttaaatTTGGATTACAATTGGTAATCAATTGCAGttgcttggggggggggggcttgagGGACGCCACAATCTACTCCACAGAATTGGCCATTTAAAACGAGGACATGGTCGCGAACCCCCCCTCGTGGGGTTCCGTTCCATCTCTTCTACCCTGGCAACCTGCACTTGACGTGTATTTTGTGAAAAGTGAACATATAAGTGCGtaaattcatttgattttacctcattgacagtattaaatgttttttatacagaaaaaaatctatcaaatGACAATTTTATTCTGATTTGATAGGGCCTTAGACGTCGTTTCCTTCCGTCTTGTACATTTGTGTAGGCGACAATCAAATTTTAGCGACGGGGATTTCTTGCTAGGAGCCCCAAGAGACCCTAGCAACGCCACGGCAGACACTAACCCGCATCTTTTCCCACCCACAACTACAAAAGAAGGCAGCATTCGGACGAAGCAGCCCGCGGCTGGCTAGTTCAGACACAAATGGGAGGAAAGAGCAAGCTGACGGGCAACGGTGGCGGCTAGCGCGAACCTCTGTCGAGCCGTAGGAGGACAATGGTGTCTGTCTTCTTCGTTTCTGTCTCCCTTAAACTCCATCCCTCCCCCCTTCCTCGCGACGGCATTCAACGGTACAATAAAACTCTCGGTCCGACTAGTCCTCTACTCCCCGAGACGGATCAAATCTCGGTTAATCCCAGCCcccgacacacacacattcaatgTTAGCATAGGCTAACATATAAAGTATCATTGTTTGCTACCGGCGTCTGCGTCGGTTTCCGGCCGCGACAGCGAGAAGCTCAAATGTCATAAAATTGCCACCGCGAAGGCAAAGACGAACCTCGGAGGGAAGGCCAAAAGGGCTCCGAAAAGGAATTAAAGCTGAGAAATTTTAGTTACGAAAAGGGTGGAGGAATTGGAAGCCGCGGCCCGCTAGTAGCCGACCCCAATGGTAGCATTCACTCACCGATGCTGCTGTCCAAGTTCACGAACAAGCGGAACTTCCGTTTGCCGTCTGCACACCAGCCAGGGGCGGAGCGTGTCGACGTCACTGATAAAACACGCCCACGACGGAAAATGAAAGTGTAATGAAACCCCGTTCGATCGCGGTTTGGTTTTCGCGGCCTAGTATTcgcttttttaataataataataattattattattattattattattattattattattattattattattattattttgcacgTCATTCCACTCCTGACCTATTTTAATGTACTTTACAAGGAGAGCACACGTGATTGTCAGCAAAATAGCCTTTTATTTTACGCAAATTCTCAAACTTTTGCAAATTCCTTCTCGGCGAGCCACGTCCGAAAAGGTCGCCGGATCGGAACGTCCCACTCGACGGCCGGCTACAAACGCATCGTTGTGCTCGCGGCGGCCTCCTCTTCGTCGTTGCCGTGCGTCGAGCCTCAGGAAATAAAGTTGGTCTGAGGGACAACGCTCTCCACTTTGTGATCCGCGGGGTTGGCCGACGCCTCGTAGTTGCAGATGGTCACCTCGTGCCGGTGAGCCTTCGACAAAGGGCAACAAAAATAGGTCCAGTCGCTTTCAAAATGGCCATCGTTCACTCCCCACGACCGCCGGATTCACCTCGGAATATTCCCCCCGGAGGCCGATGTAGTAAATTCGAGTGCTCTCGGCGCCAAAGTTCTTGGAGACGTGGATGGACAAGTGCTGGACGTTGGCGAAACGGGCGATTCTGCGAGGGGAATCCAAATCAAAACAGCAAATCCGGCCCCGGAAGCAGGTTTCCGGACCTACGGGAACGCCACTCACTTGGTGGGGTACTCCAGTTGAGCGCCGGGGTCCCTGTTGAGCCTGAAGGCTTGTTCCGGTTCTCTGCCCGTGTCGTCAAAGGACATGTGAGGGATGTTCTTGTACCTGAAAGGAAAAGGATTAAtggattgcaaaaaaaaatctcccaaacacaaaataaaatggatCGAATCAAGGTAGCGCTGTCTATTctagattatttttcttaaaacctCTTAGAAAAAAACTCCACTTCATGTTCAATGTTATCGAGTCCGCCCCAAAAAACGAAATCAAGACCCACAAAGCTCAGCATGAATAAATTCCCACGCAATTTCTCCATGAATGGCATTTCCTAACAAagaaattctttttattttggagtCCAGGTCCAGCGGAAAAAAGTGGAGCGCTGCAACCGACGCATGACCTGGCCTATTTTGGGCACGTCCGAACCACTGGGTGACACTCACAATCGGATCTCCGCCGGATGCGAGTCGTCGTCCTCTCCGGAGATGATGACGCCTTTCAGCTTGACGCTGCCGGTAAACCTAaggaatttgaaggaaaaatgaGAACGAGACGGAGTGAAATGCGGCCTCCCCAGCGACAAAATTGGAGCGGGTTCGTCTCCAAGGGAAGCGATGGCGAATTATCCAAACGGGACGGATTGCGGGGCGCTTACGGAATATTGAACAACAGCTCTTCGTCGGCGTCGCTCTCCACAAACTGGGGGGAAAATAGGAAATTGTTGCATAAATTGATTGAGATTTTAACCTGGGGTGAAACGAGGGAGTTAGATTGTCATTTCGTAAGTTAATAATAATGCTAATATAAGTTcttaggtcttttttttaatagatgtgTTAAAATGTAATACTGTATTACAGGTACTAGTACACAAAGGTTTTATACATGATTTGGGTGGTACTGAAACATTGTTGGCATTTGGACTAacttaaaagaataaataaacaaaaaaatattttatatcttAAACTACTAGTAGAGGGTGTATTTGTCTTATTTCCCATTTGGGTCAATGAACATCCCGATAGAGGAAAATAAAGCACTTGATTCATATTTCAACACATGACACCACTTTGAAAGTGTGTGGAAACGAATTGACATTTTTCATGAGGTtctaaaagacttttttttggaaAGAGCAGTTTGGATAGAGAAAGGCTGACCTTATCGCGAGTGTTTCGCTGGTCCCAGGGTTTAAAGACCAGTTTTCCGTCGCCGTCCCGGCTCTCGTTCAGGCACTGCAGCTTCTCGGTGTCGATTCGCCGATACAGTCCGTACTCGACGCCCCTCTCGGCGGGCTCGTGGACGCCTCCGCAGCCGCAGCCGTGGCCGTGGCCGTGCTCGGGGTGGCGGTGGCCGGACATGGAGACGAAAACCTTGCCTCAAACTGCCGACCTACTAAATATACACTACAATTTAGGAGTGAAAACAAGGCAAGAACAGCTCGCACTTTCGttcgtgtgtgcgtgcgttacTGCGAAACACGCCGACATACAAAAACAAGGCGAGATGGACGTTTCACTTCCGCCTTGTTGtgagtttcaaaataaagctgACGTGGGAACTGGAACTCCATTTGGTCGGAAGGCCAGATTCACGGCAATTACATCACGAATTGCTGCTTGTCTTAAAAGGATTAGCACCAATCTCAATGTCTATAAATGATTATCTATAAAGGATATTCTATATTTATCGAATATCAGAAGAGCTGTCCATTCATGAGTAGTCGATGAATTTTGGACCCCAATTTGGGGGTACCATGACAGTTAACTACAACTTAACTTTAACACCCCGCTTCAAGGATCATCACGTACACACGAGACTTGCAGGGATTGGGCAAAAAGTCGAATTTAATAAAAAGGGAGCATATAACATTTATTAAAATCTaataaaattgcagttttttttcctctctatcTAATTCCTTTTTGCTTCACCATCGATGAGCCAGGGAGCTTGGGGTCTACGTCATTAATAATGTCATAAATACGTGTTAAATCGAGCGCGTGGCGGATGCTTTTTCCTCATCTTGTGGTTGGTCACAATGAAGCAGGATATTTACACGCACAGCAGGAACCAAGACTATtgaagaaaagaggaaaaagagcAGCCCATTCATCCTTTGGAGTCCCTCGCAAAGTCATTTGTGGGACTTTGAATGCTTTGTGACAGCGTTTTCAAAGAAAACATCCTCCTGTTACCTTGGAAAGTCAATTGGTAAAACCCACCAGCTATTCTTTTCTTAAATGTACAAAATGGCGCTCATGAAATGGATCAATGGCGTGCAAGCCTGTTGAATTTCACTCTCGTCAACACGTCGGAATACTTCGTTAGCAAATGGAACGATGAAATATTATCGAGAAAAAATGTCCTCCATTTGCTGAAGCTCTcacagaattttaaaaatggaatagcGTTAAGCACACTTGTTATACCAAATTGGTTAtccaaaaatgtccattttgtgGCTTTTAAAAGAGTATTTTTGTGCATATGGCGATCAATTGTCGTATCTGGTGTAGGTTTGCACGCTGGCTTCCTATAAAACCGTTTCTTTTCCACACGGACGTTGCCGTCATTTAAATAgccactccccccccccctccccaaaaataaaaacaaattaaataaaagctgtGCCCTTTTTCCCACCGACCCACAGAGTTCAGGTTTAGCCGGAAATGTATTTCaaggacgccgccgccgccttcctTCCTTCCGTTGAGCTTTCCACTTTCCACACCAAAGCCATTTATCGGCGGGAGAATCTGTTCTTGAAAGCTTTGATCGTTTTGGCCATCATGGGGGCGATTTctggaacaaaaacaaagacacaaacaaaAGGCGAAGCGCTCACTTGGCAAGGCGCAACTTTTGACTTACTTTTGGGCTGCGGCTTGTCCCGGCCGGCCGATCCTCCCGCCCCCGAGGGCGCCGCCGCGGGCGCCGAGGATCGCGACGATCCCGGAGACGGGTTGAGGAAAGACGAGGACGGTGACGTGTGACTGGACTCGCCGGAGTAGTCCACGTTGGCTGGTCTTATTCTAAAAGAGGGGGAGCGGTGAGCTATGCCAGTAGCATGtagagaaaatgttttttttatacaattgGACTGACTTGATGGGCGTGGAGGCGGCGATGGACGCCGCCGAAGAGCCGTTGGTGGTCCCGAACTTTTCCTGCCGGCGGCGGACGTCTCGAGGCGGTTTGGCCACCGAGTTGACGAAGGCCATCTTGACTTGGCGCTCTGCCGGCGGACGAGAGGGTGCCGGCGCCGGCGTGACTCGGACGGTCGACGGAAGGGGCGAACGGCGCTCTACCTTTGGGCTTGTTGGCGTGCGCCATGCTGATGTTTTGCGTCAGCTTGCGCAGGCGCGCTTCCCGCTCGTCGTGCAGCCGCAGGTACATCTCCCGCCAG from Stigmatopora argus isolate UIUO_Sarg chromosome 21, RoL_Sarg_1.0, whole genome shotgun sequence encodes:
- the pithd1 gene encoding PITH domain-containing protein 1 — encoded protein: MSGHRHPEHGHGHGCGCGGVHEPAERGVEYGLYRRIDTEKLQCLNESRDGDGKLVFKPWDQRNTRDKFVESDADEELLFNIPFTGSVKLKGVIISGEDDDSHPAEIRLYKNIPHMSFDDTGREPEQAFRLNRDPGAQLEYPTKIARFANVQHLSIHVSKNFGAESTRIYYIGLRGEYSEAHRHEVTICNYEASANPADHKVESVVPQTNFIS